A portion of the Actomonas aquatica genome contains these proteins:
- a CDS encoding lysophospholipid acyltransferase family protein: MAVFGPNTPSPPIPWRWSLRGVGRVAALLGGAGGSALEYLRMPREERTSVAGKARWLQRTCRRALRAFKIEVVAEGEALPHGVMLAPNHVSYMDILVLSALAPTVFVAKSEVKGWPLFGWFARMAGTLFIRRQVRADVVRVGEQLAPVMAAGVNLVVFLEGTSTDGQDVNPFRPSMLEPAVKASWPLCPVALRYEVPAGRDATWEVAWWGSMPLLPHVIGFAGLEWVRVHVRRAAVLTAEGDRKELAAQLEAQVRALLHGESGARRE; encoded by the coding sequence ATGGCCGTCTTTGGACCGAATACCCCATCTCCTCCCATCCCGTGGCGTTGGTCGCTGCGCGGGGTTGGTCGGGTGGCGGCGTTGCTGGGTGGAGCTGGAGGCAGCGCGTTGGAATACCTGCGGATGCCGCGCGAGGAACGGACCTCGGTGGCGGGCAAAGCACGCTGGTTGCAACGGACGTGTCGGCGAGCGTTGCGGGCGTTCAAAATCGAGGTGGTGGCTGAGGGGGAAGCGTTGCCGCATGGGGTGATGCTCGCGCCCAACCATGTGAGTTACATGGATATTTTGGTGCTGTCCGCGCTGGCGCCGACGGTGTTTGTGGCGAAGTCGGAGGTGAAGGGCTGGCCGCTGTTTGGGTGGTTTGCGCGGATGGCGGGAACCTTGTTTATCCGGCGGCAAGTGCGCGCGGATGTCGTGCGGGTGGGGGAGCAGTTGGCGCCGGTGATGGCGGCGGGGGTGAACCTGGTGGTGTTTCTCGAAGGCACGAGCACGGATGGGCAGGACGTGAACCCGTTTCGTCCGTCGATGCTGGAGCCGGCGGTGAAGGCGAGTTGGCCGCTGTGTCCGGTGGCTTTGCGCTACGAGGTGCCGGCGGGGCGGGATGCGACTTGGGAAGTGGCGTGGTGGGGATCGATGCCGCTGTTGCCGCATGTGATCGGGTTTGCGGGCCTGGAGTGGGTGCGGGTGCACGTTCGGCGGGCGGCGGTGCTGACGGCGGAGGGCGATCGGAAGGAGCTCGCGGCTCAGCTGGAGGCGCAGGTGCGGGCACTTTTGCACGGAGAATCGGGCGCGCGGCGTGAGTGA
- a CDS encoding aldose epimerase family protein — MASTSHELNGAGNWASVARKPFGETKSGEATELFTLTNAKGMRVEITNYGGIIVRWTAPDREGKLADVVLGYDDLAAYEAGGAYFGAVVGRFGNRIAGGQFTLDDETYTLPTNNAPGGIPCHLHGGPEGFDRKVWAAEVAAEGESARLTLKLESPAGEAGFPGTLAVTVVYLLKPENTLEITYTATTDAATPVNLTQHTYFNLAGEGTIDGHILQMQGASRYLPVDAGQIPTGELAPVAGTPFDFLAPRPLGARIAEDHPQIKIGCGYDHCWVFDDADGTTHLAAKVMEPISGRVLEVLTTEPGMQVYTGAFIKPGDQGKDGAIYDARSGFCLETQHFPDSPNQPTFPSTILRPGETYRSVTAFRFGTI; from the coding sequence ATGGCCTCAACTTCCCACGAATTGAACGGTGCCGGCAACTGGGCCAGCGTCGCTCGGAAACCCTTTGGTGAAACCAAGTCAGGCGAGGCGACCGAGCTGTTTACGCTGACCAATGCCAAAGGTATGCGCGTCGAGATCACCAACTATGGCGGCATCATCGTGCGTTGGACGGCGCCGGACCGGGAGGGCAAGCTGGCCGACGTGGTGTTGGGCTACGATGACCTCGCGGCCTACGAAGCGGGCGGCGCGTATTTCGGCGCGGTGGTGGGGCGTTTCGGCAACCGCATCGCCGGGGGGCAGTTCACCTTGGACGACGAAACTTACACGCTGCCGACCAACAATGCGCCGGGCGGCATCCCGTGTCACTTGCACGGCGGGCCGGAAGGGTTTGATCGCAAAGTCTGGGCGGCCGAGGTGGCGGCGGAAGGCGAGTCGGCACGGCTGACTTTGAAGTTGGAGAGTCCGGCGGGGGAGGCGGGTTTTCCGGGCACTTTGGCGGTCACGGTGGTGTATTTGCTGAAGCCGGAGAATACGCTGGAGATCACCTACACGGCCACGACCGATGCGGCGACGCCGGTGAACCTTACTCAGCACACTTACTTTAACCTCGCGGGTGAGGGCACGATCGACGGACACATCCTGCAGATGCAGGGCGCGTCGCGTTACCTGCCGGTGGATGCGGGACAGATCCCGACCGGCGAACTCGCGCCGGTGGCGGGCACGCCGTTTGATTTTCTGGCGCCGCGCCCGCTGGGCGCGCGCATTGCGGAGGATCATCCGCAGATCAAGATCGGCTGCGGCTACGACCACTGTTGGGTGTTTGACGATGCCGACGGCACGACGCACCTCGCGGCCAAAGTCATGGAGCCGATCTCGGGGCGGGTGCTCGAAGTGCTGACGACGGAGCCCGGCATGCAGGTTTACACCGGCGCGTTCATCAAGCCGGGCGACCAAGGCAAAGACGGCGCGATTTACGATGCGCGTTCGGGCTTTTGTCTTGAGACCCAGCACTTCCCGGACTCGCCCAATCAACCGACGTTTCCGTCGACGATTTTGCGGCCGGGCGAGACGTATCGGTCGGTGACGGCGTTTCGGTTTGGCACGATCTGA
- a CDS encoding GNAT family N-acetyltransferase, protein MSVQASFPPVGTERYRVHFAANEQDLWAAQRLRFEVFNLELNEGLVASHMIGRDEDGFDPVCEHLLVTDQADGKVVGTYRMQAGLSAAAHLGYYSEQEFDFGPFAARRGEILELGRACVAAEHRNQSVLSLLWRAIMQHARRRGQRYLIGCSSLSSLDEAGGLETYRNLAAHYLAAPEWRTRPVASCRCRSGTADALAVPRLMVAYLAAGARVCGEPAIDREFGTIDFLTVLDLDALSPRFARKYLA, encoded by the coding sequence ATGAGCGTGCAAGCGTCATTTCCGCCGGTCGGCACCGAGCGTTATCGAGTCCATTTTGCGGCGAACGAACAGGACCTGTGGGCCGCCCAGCGGCTGCGGTTTGAGGTGTTTAATCTGGAGCTCAACGAGGGGCTTGTGGCGTCGCACATGATCGGGCGCGATGAGGATGGGTTTGATCCGGTTTGTGAACATCTGTTGGTGACGGATCAGGCGGACGGGAAGGTGGTCGGCACCTATCGGATGCAGGCCGGACTCTCGGCGGCGGCGCACCTCGGTTATTACAGCGAGCAGGAGTTTGATTTTGGTCCGTTCGCCGCGCGGCGTGGCGAGATTTTGGAGCTTGGGCGCGCCTGTGTGGCGGCGGAGCATCGCAACCAGAGTGTGCTGTCGTTGCTATGGCGCGCCATCATGCAACATGCGCGCCGGCGGGGGCAGCGGTATTTGATCGGTTGCAGCTCGTTGTCGTCGTTGGACGAAGCCGGAGGGCTGGAAACGTATCGTAATCTCGCGGCGCATTACCTCGCGGCGCCGGAGTGGCGGACGCGGCCGGTGGCATCCTGTCGGTGTCGGTCGGGGACGGCCGATGCGTTGGCGGTGCCGCGATTGATGGTGGCGTATTTGGCGGCGGGGGCGCGGGTGTGTGGCGAGCCGGCGATCGACCGCGAGTTTGGCACGATCGACTTCCTGACGGTGCTCGACCTCGACGCGTTGTCGCCGCGCTTTGCGCGAAAATACCTCGCCTGA
- a CDS encoding NRDE family protein: MCTLSWRPAEAGYTLWFNRDELHSRAAEEPPREFRTIGGVAWLAPTDPDSGGTWLMVNQQGVTVALLNDYGSTWSEPLDGPRESRGRLAPLAAAAGTATDAIGLALRAGGLDRTPPFNLVAIDGDGGAAHLHWNGAEIRLREGDDVAAPLTSSSYASERVVAARQRAYPRNADAAALAAYHHSHDTERGAESVNMSRADAATRSITQVRVGPEWVVLDYEPQNWPGAPRVAGGPRQWRLPRQDVFSSINAE; encoded by the coding sequence ATGTGCACGTTGAGTTGGCGACCGGCGGAAGCCGGCTACACCCTGTGGTTTAATCGCGATGAGCTGCACAGTCGGGCGGCGGAGGAGCCTCCGCGGGAGTTTCGCACCATCGGCGGCGTCGCCTGGCTGGCGCCGACTGACCCGGACAGCGGCGGCACGTGGCTGATGGTGAATCAGCAGGGCGTGACCGTGGCGCTGCTCAATGACTACGGCTCGACCTGGAGTGAACCGCTCGACGGGCCGCGCGAAAGCCGGGGACGTCTCGCACCGTTGGCGGCGGCGGCTGGCACCGCGACGGATGCCATCGGCCTGGCGCTGCGGGCGGGCGGACTGGACCGCACGCCGCCGTTTAATCTGGTGGCGATCGACGGCGACGGCGGCGCGGCGCACCTGCATTGGAATGGAGCAGAGATCCGGCTGCGCGAGGGCGACGACGTGGCGGCGCCGCTGACGTCATCCTCCTACGCCTCCGAACGGGTGGTGGCGGCGCGGCAGCGGGCGTATCCGCGCAACGCCGATGCGGCGGCGTTGGCGGCGTATCATCATTCTCATGACACGGAGCGCGGGGCGGAATCGGTCAACATGAGTCGGGCGGATGCGGCGACCCGCAGCATCACGCAGGTGCGGGTGGGGCCGGAGTGGGTGGTGTTGGATTACGAGCCGCAGAACTGGCCGGGCGCACCGCGGGTGGCCGGTGGGCCCCGCCAATGGCGGCTGCCGCGGCAGGATGTCTTTTCGTCCATCAATGCGGAATAG
- a CDS encoding sodium:solute symporter family transporter has protein sequence MHLLEVVLFVTAVVGVIWLGIWKSKDSAADSGASGYFLAGRGLTWWLVGFSLIAANISTEQFVGMSGSSANWLGMAIASYEWMAAITLVVVAFWFLPKFLKAGLYTIPEFLEYRFGTVSRMAMAIPAIVTLVFVTTSSVIFSGAKFVSAYYHDVPVLNSLTACCWLIAIFAAVYVYIGGLRACAWTDLVWGSALIVGGLIVAVLAFNVLANKPAEELILTKVANSSATVEDLEAAGPWERFMLLNDGKDGEAEVRNGDNLSGGKVHMVRPKEDSDIPWTALLVGLWIPNFFYWGLNQYIVQRTLGAKSLAEGQKGIVFAAFLKLLIPFVVVIPGIMAFNLFSAEMALPGGGYDYDAAFPVLVRELVKPLPLISWFVLAALAGAVISSLASMLNSASTIATMDLYARFTGEKDEMKLVRMGKVFVTVFVVLAALLAPQLNKLTSIFAYIQEFQGFISPGILAVFIFGFFSPRTPRFFGWLGIVINAVAYAAFKWVVGPILVNQGWWYSEEMAFLDRMALCFFLVIAVGLVVTKFAPLSRPVEMPVNSAIELKSSSGAKLVGIGVCVLTLIFYVIFW, from the coding sequence ATGCACCTCCTCGAAGTCGTTTTGTTTGTCACCGCCGTTGTCGGCGTCATCTGGCTCGGAATCTGGAAAAGTAAGGATTCCGCCGCTGACTCGGGCGCGAGCGGCTACTTCCTGGCCGGCCGCGGTCTGACCTGGTGGTTGGTGGGCTTCTCGCTCATCGCGGCCAACATTTCCACGGAGCAGTTTGTGGGCATGTCGGGTTCGTCGGCCAACTGGCTCGGCATGGCGATCGCGTCCTACGAATGGATGGCGGCGATCACGCTGGTGGTGGTGGCATTCTGGTTCCTGCCGAAGTTCCTGAAGGCGGGCCTCTACACCATCCCGGAATTTCTGGAGTATCGCTTCGGCACGGTGTCGCGCATGGCGATGGCGATTCCGGCGATCGTGACGCTGGTGTTTGTGACGACCTCGTCGGTCATTTTCTCGGGCGCGAAGTTTGTGTCGGCCTACTACCATGACGTGCCGGTGCTCAACAGCCTCACCGCCTGTTGCTGGCTGATCGCGATCTTCGCGGCGGTGTATGTGTATATCGGCGGTCTGCGCGCCTGTGCCTGGACGGACCTCGTGTGGGGCTCGGCGCTGATCGTGGGTGGTCTGATCGTGGCGGTGCTCGCGTTCAACGTGCTCGCCAACAAGCCGGCCGAAGAACTCATCCTGACCAAGGTCGCCAACTCTTCGGCGACGGTCGAGGATCTCGAAGCGGCCGGTCCGTGGGAACGCTTTATGTTGCTCAACGACGGCAAGGATGGCGAAGCCGAGGTGCGCAACGGTGACAACCTTTCCGGCGGCAAGGTGCACATGGTGCGGCCGAAGGAAGACAGTGACATTCCGTGGACGGCGTTGCTGGTGGGCCTGTGGATCCCGAACTTTTTTTACTGGGGCCTCAATCAATACATCGTGCAGCGCACGCTGGGCGCGAAGTCCTTGGCCGAGGGCCAGAAGGGCATCGTGTTTGCGGCCTTCCTGAAGCTGCTGATCCCGTTCGTGGTGGTGATTCCGGGCATCATGGCCTTCAACCTCTTCAGTGCGGAAATGGCGTTGCCCGGTGGGGGCTATGATTACGACGCGGCGTTCCCGGTGTTGGTGCGCGAGTTGGTGAAACCGCTGCCGTTGATCTCGTGGTTCGTGTTGGCGGCGCTGGCCGGTGCGGTGATCAGCTCGCTGGCCTCGATGCTCAACTCGGCTTCGACGATCGCGACGATGGACCTTTATGCCCGCTTCACTGGCGAGAAGGACGAGATGAAGCTCGTGCGCATGGGCAAGGTATTCGTGACGGTGTTCGTCGTGCTGGCGGCCCTGCTCGCGCCGCAGCTCAACAAGCTCACTTCGATCTTCGCCTACATTCAGGAATTCCAGGGCTTCATTTCGCCCGGCATTCTGGCGGTGTTCATCTTCGGTTTCTTCTCGCCGCGCACCCCGCGCTTCTTCGGCTGGCTGGGCATCGTGATCAACGCGGTGGCTTATGCGGCCTTCAAGTGGGTCGTCGGTCCGATCCTGGTGAACCAAGGCTGGTGGTATTCGGAGGAGATGGCCTTCCTCGATCGCATGGCGTTGTGCTTCTTCCTCGTCATCGCCGTCGGTTTGGTGGTCACGAAGTTTGCCCCGCTGTCGCGTCCGGTGGAAATGCCAGTGAATAGCGCGATTGAGTTGAAGAGCTCCTCCGGCGCCAAGCTGGTGGGCATCGGCGTGTGTGTGCTCACGCTGATCTTCTACGTGATCTTCTGGTAA
- a CDS encoding histidine kinase, whose translation MIPPRLLSAPPLAPRLGWLGLGAVWLGLLLALPLSSVTTAQTLRNAADVLALSPERAAAGLPVTVTGVVTAADPAWHGQFFVQDETAGIYVDARTEPAPAPGTRVEIHGTSHPGDFAPVIGEPQWRVLGPAPLPPARPVSADRLMSGSEDCQRIRIVGTVRQAHLDANQWRLILAVEGYRLTVFIPSLPDATPDSLLGARLQVSGTAATTYHTPVRQLLDVRLHVPRPADVELLSTESAPPWSAAPLPLQAVAQYRPGNTSSNRVHVAGVLTLQRPDGLAFLQDLTGGLRLDPIQPDLPPVGTAVSAIGFIEYDNHLAVLRDAILRPTNSAPQPAPLPAPVAALRQGLHHGERIRLVGHILDASFRPLPATDLIESSWLLQADDLSVTVNLAHAPGQAPNLPVGATVQVDGVCQSSLDASGRLIALHLLLATHADAVVLEPPAWWTPARLFTALGGAALALFLAVAWSLHNARRNALLETKVAERTAQLEVEITGRKADELQFKGALTERTRLARELHDSLEQTLTGIALRLQTATTLAPRDAGAAANHLQTARLLLQQSQVDLRRSIWDLRSRELEQFDLADALRHSAEHLAEAAGLTCNCDCAYPPPRWPEVVEENVLRIGQEALTNIAKHARAASVQLHLHTDATQLVLTVTDDGIGFSPAPTAELGQSGHFGLIGMQERARRIHAILTFEPGPQSRGTRLQLVVPRPTS comes from the coding sequence GTGATCCCGCCCCGCCTCCTCTCCGCTCCCCCCCTCGCCCCCCGTCTGGGGTGGCTCGGCCTCGGCGCGGTTTGGCTCGGACTCCTGCTTGCACTGCCCCTCAGTTCCGTCACCACCGCGCAAACGCTGCGCAACGCGGCCGACGTGCTCGCCCTTTCGCCCGAACGTGCCGCCGCCGGGCTGCCTGTCACCGTGACCGGGGTGGTCACCGCCGCCGACCCAGCGTGGCACGGCCAGTTTTTTGTGCAGGACGAAACCGCTGGCATCTACGTCGACGCCCGCACTGAACCCGCCCCCGCCCCCGGCACCCGCGTCGAGATCCACGGCACCTCCCATCCCGGCGACTTCGCCCCCGTCATCGGTGAGCCGCAGTGGCGCGTGCTCGGCCCGGCGCCCCTCCCGCCGGCTCGACCCGTTTCCGCCGACCGCCTGATGAGTGGCAGCGAGGACTGCCAACGTATCCGTATTGTGGGCACCGTGCGTCAGGCTCACCTCGACGCCAACCAATGGCGCCTCATCCTCGCCGTCGAGGGCTACCGCCTCACCGTCTTCATTCCTTCGCTACCCGACGCCACGCCCGATTCCCTCCTCGGAGCCCGGTTACAAGTCAGCGGCACCGCCGCCACGACTTACCACACCCCCGTCCGCCAGTTGTTGGATGTGCGCCTGCACGTGCCGCGCCCCGCCGACGTCGAACTACTTTCCACCGAGTCAGCTCCCCCGTGGTCCGCCGCACCGCTCCCGCTTCAAGCCGTCGCCCAATACCGCCCGGGCAATACGTCCTCCAATCGTGTCCACGTCGCCGGCGTGCTCACCCTCCAACGACCCGACGGCCTCGCCTTTCTGCAGGATTTAACCGGCGGACTACGCCTCGATCCGATCCAACCCGACCTGCCGCCCGTCGGCACCGCGGTCTCCGCCATCGGGTTTATCGAATACGACAACCACCTCGCCGTGCTGCGCGATGCCATCCTGCGCCCCACCAACTCCGCACCTCAGCCCGCGCCACTGCCCGCCCCGGTCGCCGCACTCCGCCAAGGCCTGCATCACGGCGAACGCATCCGCCTCGTCGGCCATATCCTCGACGCCAGCTTTCGTCCGCTGCCCGCCACCGATCTGATCGAATCCTCCTGGTTGCTCCAAGCCGACGATCTCAGCGTCACGGTCAACCTCGCCCACGCTCCCGGCCAGGCACCCAACCTCCCCGTCGGCGCCACCGTCCAGGTCGACGGCGTCTGCCAATCCTCCCTCGACGCCTCCGGCCGCCTGATCGCGCTTCACCTGCTGCTCGCCACGCACGCCGACGCCGTCGTGCTCGAACCTCCCGCGTGGTGGACGCCCGCCCGCCTTTTCACCGCCCTCGGCGGCGCCGCACTCGCCCTCTTTCTCGCCGTGGCCTGGTCCCTCCACAACGCCCGCCGCAACGCGCTACTCGAAACCAAGGTCGCCGAGCGCACCGCCCAGCTCGAGGTCGAGATCACCGGACGCAAAGCCGACGAGCTGCAGTTCAAAGGTGCCCTCACCGAACGCACCCGCCTCGCCCGCGAACTCCACGACTCTCTCGAGCAAACCCTCACCGGCATCGCCCTGCGTCTCCAAACCGCCACTACACTCGCGCCCCGCGACGCCGGCGCCGCCGCCAACCACCTGCAGACCGCCCGTCTCCTCCTCCAACAAAGTCAGGTGGACCTGCGCCGTTCGATCTGGGACCTGCGCTCCCGCGAACTCGAACAATTCGACCTCGCCGACGCCCTGCGCCACAGCGCCGAGCATCTCGCCGAGGCCGCCGGCCTCACCTGCAACTGCGACTGCGCCTACCCACCGCCACGCTGGCCCGAGGTGGTCGAGGAAAACGTCCTGCGCATCGGCCAGGAAGCCCTCACCAACATCGCCAAACACGCCCGCGCCGCCTCCGTGCAACTTCACCTCCACACCGACGCAACCCAACTTGTCCTCACCGTCACCGACGACGGCATCGGCTTCTCCCCCGCCCCCACCGCCGAGCTTGGCCAATCGGGTCACTTCGGCCTCATCGGCATGCAGGAACGCGCCCGCCGTATCCATGCCATCCTTACATTCGAGCCCGGCCCGCAGTCCCGCGGCACCCGCCTGCAACTCGTCGTCCCCCGTCCCACGTCATGA
- a CDS encoding response regulator: MTSPASSHSRVRILVADDHFVVRSGLVALIECEPELAVIAQASDGEQAVALFREHQPDLAVLDLRMPGLGGREAIEQIRREFPAARILVLTAYNGDEDIHGALAAGASGYLLKSSTGDDLIPAIRQVCGGGRWIPRDVASRLAVRERFEALTPRELDVLRETAKGLANKEIAATLGITENTVKDHLKHILGKLQVAGRTEAVTAAVQRGLLEL; this comes from the coding sequence ATGACTTCGCCTGCCTCTTCCCACTCCCGCGTGCGCATCCTCGTCGCCGACGATCACTTCGTCGTGCGCAGTGGTTTGGTTGCCCTCATCGAGTGTGAACCGGAACTCGCCGTCATCGCGCAGGCCAGCGATGGCGAACAGGCCGTCGCACTCTTTCGCGAACACCAGCCCGACCTCGCCGTGCTCGACCTGCGCATGCCCGGGCTCGGTGGACGTGAGGCGATCGAGCAGATTCGCCGCGAGTTTCCCGCCGCCCGCATTCTCGTGCTCACCGCCTACAACGGCGACGAGGATATCCACGGCGCGCTCGCCGCCGGTGCCTCCGGTTATCTGCTCAAAAGCTCCACTGGCGACGACTTGATCCCCGCCATTCGGCAGGTCTGTGGCGGCGGTCGTTGGATCCCGCGCGATGTCGCCAGTCGCCTCGCCGTGCGCGAACGTTTTGAAGCCCTCACCCCGCGCGAACTCGACGTCCTGCGCGAGACCGCCAAGGGCCTCGCCAACAAGGAAATCGCCGCGACCCTCGGCATCACCGAGAACACGGTGAAGGATCACCTTAAACACATCCTCGGCAAACTCCAGGTCGCCGGTCGCACCGAAGCCGTGACCGCCGCCGTGCAACGCGGCCTGCTCGAACTCTGA
- a CDS encoding YHS domain-containing (seleno)protein has product MKCSRTLGRFINLFLIAGLLAFGLRADEVNTNWRGLAIKGYDPVAYFTEGKPVEGDSDFEFEWRDATWRFASAAHRDRFAKDPEAYAPQYGGYCAWAVSQNKLAPIDPEAWRIVDGKLYLNYSPKVQRDWEQDIPGFIELADGYWPTLRKE; this is encoded by the coding sequence ATCAAATGCAGCCGAACGCTGGGCCGTTTTATCAATCTCTTCCTCATCGCCGGACTGTTGGCCTTTGGCCTGCGTGCTGACGAAGTGAATACAAACTGGCGCGGGCTCGCGATCAAGGGTTACGACCCGGTGGCCTACTTCACGGAAGGCAAACCGGTGGAGGGCGACAGCGACTTCGAATTTGAATGGCGGGATGCGACCTGGCGTTTTGCCAGCGCGGCACACCGGGATCGTTTTGCGAAGGATCCGGAGGCGTATGCCCCGCAGTATGGCGGCTACTGCGCGTGGGCGGTGAGTCAGAACAAACTCGCGCCGATCGATCCGGAGGCGTGGCGCATCGTCGACGGGAAGCTGTATCTGAACTATTCACCCAAGGTGCAACGCGACTGGGAGCAGGATATTCCCGGTTTTATCGAACTTGCCGATGGCTACTGGCCCACATTGCGAAAGGAGTGA
- a CDS encoding GNAT family N-acetyltransferase: MKTIAAPIEVETERYVLRMGTGAEDLAAAQRLRFEVFNLELQRGLVESYASGRDEDRFDAVCDLMLVMERDSGAVVGTYRMQTGLSAAQHLGYYSGAQFDLSPMEPARHQILELGRACVAEAHRNQTVIGLLWKGIARYAQAHGARYLVGCSSLISQDAGAGMGTYEQLAKRYLVEEPWRTRPLADHRCDVPASEPAKVPKLMAAYLMLGARICGEPSLHREFGTIEFLTWLDLDGLAPRVARKFLG, translated from the coding sequence ATGAAGACGATAGCAGCACCGATCGAAGTGGAGACCGAACGTTATGTCCTGCGCATGGGGACCGGGGCGGAGGATTTGGCGGCGGCGCAGCGCCTGCGCTTTGAGGTATTCAATTTGGAACTACAGCGCGGGCTGGTGGAGTCGTATGCGTCGGGACGCGACGAAGATCGTTTTGATGCGGTGTGTGATTTGATGCTGGTGATGGAGCGCGACAGCGGCGCGGTGGTGGGCACGTATCGCATGCAGACCGGGCTGAGCGCGGCACAGCATTTGGGGTATTACAGCGGGGCGCAGTTTGACCTTTCGCCGATGGAGCCGGCGCGGCATCAAATCCTGGAGTTGGGGCGCGCCTGCGTGGCGGAGGCGCATCGCAACCAGACCGTCATCGGGCTGTTGTGGAAAGGCATCGCGCGCTACGCCCAGGCGCATGGGGCGCGGTATCTGGTCGGTTGCAGTTCCCTCATCTCGCAGGATGCCGGCGCCGGCATGGGCACGTATGAGCAGCTGGCCAAACGTTACCTGGTGGAGGAACCGTGGCGGACGCGGCCGTTGGCGGATCATCGTTGTGACGTGCCGGCGAGTGAGCCGGCGAAGGTGCCGAAGTTGATGGCGGCTTACCTCATGCTCGGGGCGCGGATTTGTGGGGAACCCTCGCTGCATCGCGAGTTTGGCACGATCGAGTTTTTGACGTGGCTCGACCTCGACGGGCTGGCGCCGCGGGTGGCGCGAAAGTTTCTGGGTTGA
- a CDS encoding glycoside hydrolase family 30 protein, translated as MTSPIGSLSHLVTAVSAAAALGATTASAASTWTAYETARDNDHRLTPIAAEAVGGEAARATLSFEPAEQFQTMVGFGGALTESSAWVLEQLPAERRAEVIRRYFDPAEGIGYTLARTHINSCDFSLNMWSLDDVAGDYDLHHFSLDPMRRWVLPLIHQARTAAGGDSLRLVASPWSPPYWMKTNYRMDDGGSLRGEYAPVWAEFFVKFVQAMQDEEGIPVWGLTVQNEPQAHQVWESCLYTPEQERDFVKNHLGPALVRAGMSDVKLMALDHNRDILEVHADASLGDPEAAQYLWGLGLHWYVSNDFEASSRVHAKYPDKPILFTEGCWEGGDAIGAWKHGEGYARQMMGDFRNWVVGFIDWNIVLDQRGGPNHVGNFCDAPVIVNTDTLEVSYGPSFYYIGHFSRFVKPGAVRIASTCGNENLDTIAFANPDGAVVVVVMNETDAPQRVALATLGTIEVPARGIRTYVQNR; from the coding sequence ATGACCTCCCCGATTGGCTCTCTTTCTCATTTGGTAACGGCGGTTTCCGCCGCGGCGGCGCTCGGCGCGACCACGGCCTCGGCGGCCTCCACTTGGACCGCGTATGAAACCGCCCGTGACAACGACCATCGCTTAACTCCGATTGCAGCCGAAGCGGTGGGGGGAGAGGCCGCGCGCGCGACGCTGAGTTTTGAGCCGGCGGAGCAGTTTCAGACGATGGTGGGGTTTGGCGGCGCGTTGACGGAATCGTCGGCCTGGGTGCTGGAGCAGTTGCCGGCGGAACGGCGCGCGGAAGTGATTCGCCGCTATTTCGATCCGGCGGAGGGCATCGGCTACACGTTGGCGCGGACGCACATCAACTCCTGTGATTTTTCGCTGAACATGTGGTCGCTCGACGACGTGGCGGGCGACTATGATTTGCATCACTTTAGCCTCGATCCGATGCGACGCTGGGTGCTGCCGCTGATCCATCAGGCGCGCACGGCGGCGGGCGGTGATTCCCTGCGGTTGGTGGCCTCGCCGTGGAGCCCGCCGTATTGGATGAAGACCAATTATCGCATGGATGACGGCGGGTCGTTGCGGGGCGAGTATGCGCCGGTGTGGGCGGAGTTTTTTGTGAAGTTCGTGCAGGCGATGCAGGACGAGGAAGGCATTCCGGTGTGGGGCCTCACGGTGCAAAACGAACCGCAGGCGCACCAGGTGTGGGAGTCCTGCCTCTACACGCCGGAGCAGGAACGCGACTTCGTAAAAAACCACCTCGGTCCGGCGTTGGTGCGGGCGGGCATGAGTGACGTGAAGCTCATGGCGCTGGACCATAACCGCGACATTCTGGAGGTGCATGCGGATGCCTCGTTGGGTGATCCGGAAGCGGCGCAATACCTGTGGGGCCTCGGGTTGCACTGGTATGTGAGCAACGACTTTGAGGCCTCCTCGCGGGTGCATGCAAAGTATCCGGACAAGCCGATTCTATTCACCGAAGGCTGCTGGGAAGGCGGCGACGCGATCGGCGCGTGGAAGCACGGTGAAGGCTACGCCCGGCAGATGATGGGCGACTTCCGCAATTGGGTGGTGGGCTTCATCGATTGGAACATCGTGCTCGATCAGCGCGGTGGTCCCAACCACGTGGGCAACTTCTGTGACGCGCCGGTGATCGTGAACACCGACACCCTGGAGGTGAGTTACGGCCCCTCGTTTTATTACATCGGGCACTTCAGCCGCTTTGTGAAACCGGGCGCGGTGCGCATCGCCTCGACCTGCGGAAATGAGAATCTGGATACGATCGCGTTTGCCAATCCGGATGGCGCGGTGGTTGTCGTGGTGATGAATGAGACCGACGCCCCGCAGCGCGTGGCGTTGGCGACGCTGGGCACGATCGAAGTGCCGGCGCGCGGCATTCGCACCTACGTCCAGAACCGCTGA